AGAAATGGATGAGGAAGACTCGCTTTTGGACTCCGAAGAAGAATAGTACCTAAATAAATCTAGCTAGATTAAAAAAAATAACCAAAAATTCGCAAATTTTAAAATAGATTTAAATTTGCGAATTTTCGGTTTAATAAAAAATGCAGACCTATAAGCCGGATTCTGTCCCCGATAAATCGGAGCCTTATCATTTATCTAGACTTACAATTACTCATAAGTTCAAGCTATCTACCCTTCAACAACGGACGAGAAGCCCTTAAATGCTGATATACTTGATATTTCACCGCATAGAGTTTACCTGGTTTCACTACAGCATTACCTGTACATACTTTCTGTTGCACTTGTCCTGAATTGATTGCAATTGATTGCGCAATCCGACGGGAGTTACCCGCTATGCTTCTCTATGGTGTCCGGACTTTCCTCCCTTCGCAAAAAGCGAACGACGATAAGGCGGTCTGCGGGGCAAAACTACAACTTTAATCAGTGGTTGTCAAGATTAGCGTAATTACTTTAACAAGTCTTTCACAATGAATTGAAAATAAAATAGTTACCTTTAGTAAAAACAATTAATCATGAAACCAGCCTACCATTACACCACCGTCTTAGAAGCATTAGATGATTTGAAGAAAAAAGGTTTTACCTATGATTTTAATATTCATTCAGAAGATATTGTAGCAAATCCTCATGAATTTGAAGTGCTTCATGTATATCGTTATGATGGAGATACAGATCCTGATGAAGAATCAGTAGTGTATGGAATAAATTCAATATCAGGAGAAAAAGGCGTTTTTGTCGCTGGATTTTCAGCAAATTCAGATAATGAAGCGGCTTCTATATTAGCAAAATTATGCATTGAAGGCGGAGACAATCAATGCATAATTTAATTCTTATTATGAGATATATTCTAAATTTATTATAATTAAGAACTTTTATCTCTTCTTAATTACAAAAATATTTATGAATAAAATTATCTGGAAATTTCCTTTAGAATAAATTACAAAATCTTCAATATTTAAATTTTTACATCTTTAAATTAAAACCTATATTTGCTTTCGAATAAAATTTTTATGGAACAATTTATTGTATCGGCTCGTAAATATCGTCCTCAAACATTTAAAGATGTTGTAGGGCAAAAAGCGATTACAAATACTTTACTAAACGCCATAGAAAACAATCACTTAGCCTCTGCATTATTATTTACTGGACCTCGTGGTGTAGGAAAAACAACTTGTGCCCGAATTCTAGCTCGAAAAATTAACCAACCCGGCTACGATGATCCCAATGAAGATTTTGCTTTTAATGTTTTCGAATTAGACGCTGCTTCAAACAATTCAGTTGATGATATTCGAAATTTAATTGATCAAGTTCGAATTCCGCCACAAACTGGGCAATACAAAGTATATATAATTGACGAGGTACATATGTTATCTTCGGCGGCATTTAATGCTTTTCTAAAAACCTTAGAAGAGCCACCAAAGCATGCTATTTTTATATTGGCTACGACCGAAAAACATAAAATTATTCCAACGATACTGTCTCGTTGTCAAATATTTGATTTCAAAAGAATAACGGTTAAAGATGCTAAAGAACATCTTGCTGATGTAGCTACAAGCCAAGGCGTAAATTTTGAAGACGATGCTTTGCATATTATCGCTCAAAAAGCGGATGGTGCTATGCGTGATGCTTTATCTATTTTTGATAGAGTTGTTTCCTATTGCGGAACAAATCTTACTCGTCAGGCAGTTACAGAAAACCTAAATGTTCTGGATTATGAAACCTATATTAAGGTAACTGATTTAGTTCTTGAAAATAAAATTCCTGAGTTGTTAATGGTTTTTAATGACATTCTTTCTAAAGGATTTGATGCACATCATTTTGTTTCGGGATTAGCCTCTCATTTTAGAGATTTATTGGTTTCAAAAACGCCTTCAACTTTATCTTTGTTAGAAGTTGGAGAACAAGCACAACAAATGTATGGGGTTCAAGCCCAAAAATGCAGTCAAGACTTTTTATTAAAGGGAATCGAAATTGCTAATGATTGTGATTTGAAATACAAAGTCAGTCAAAACCAGCGTTTACTTGTTGAACTTTGCTTAATGCAGTTAGCCTCTATCTCTTTTGATGGAGAAAAAAAAAAGTTGATCAATTTATAATTCCACCTACTTATTTCAGAAAAAATGATTATTCGATAACAGTACAAACTAAAGCTGTAGAATCGATTAATGTTGTTCAGCCAACAGAAACGGTTAAGGAAAAAGAACCTGAAAGTATAGTTGTTCCTCAAACAATAGCTCCTCAAGCCATAAAAATTGATATTCCACTATCAAATGAACCTAAAGTTTCGGCTTTATCGTTATCAAGTATTCGTGCAAAAAAAGCATTAGAAGAAAACAATAAATCATTTGTTAAGGAAGTGGTTCATTTACCAACAGAATCTTTTACTGAGACAGAAATGTTATTGCAATGGAATAAATATGCGCAGCGTTTAGGGGATAAAGGATATCGGATTATGGAATCCTTATTGCTTATCAATGATCCCGTTTTGAACGGAACTGCTATCAGTATTGAATTGCCAAATGAAGGCTCAAAACTTGATTTTGAAAAAGAAATAAATGGGCTTTTAGGCCATCTAAAAGGACATTTGCACAATCACGATATTACAATTGAAGTAATTGTCAACGAAAGTTTCGAGAGCAAAAGAACCTTTAACGATCAGGACCGATACAATAGGTTGCACCAAATAAATCCAAACATTGAGTTGTTAAGAACTACTTTTGGATTGGATTTGAATGCATAAATAGTATTAAAAAAATCAATTATCTTCCCTCTAATTCTCTAATTTCAATTCTTTAAATAAATTTAAAATCTATCTTTTAGATTTTTCCGTAATACATCGCTTTTACAATACCATCGGCTAAACCTATTTTTGGCACATAAATATTTCTAGCTCCACTCCATTTCATTGCGTTCAAATAAATTCGGGTAGCTGGGATGATTACGTCGGCACGGTCAGAATTTAATCCTAATTCCGAAATTCTTTGTTCGTATGTTAATGAATTTAAAAATGAATATTGTGAATTAATATAAATATAAGACAATGGTTTTTCTTGTTGTTTTCCAGACATTTTGAATAATTTATTAATATTCCCTCCAGAACCAATAAGTGTTACTTCATCATAATCTTTAGTATTTGTTTTGATCCATTTCTCGATTTCATCCCAAACAACATCGCACACCATATCATTAAGCAATCGAACAGTACCTGCTTTGAAAGATCTAGAATTAATCATTTTACCATTAGAAAACAAAGTAAATTCAGTACTACCACCACCAACATCTACAAAAAGATATGTTTTTTCTGTTTTCAACAAATGGTGTAAATCCGTTGAAGCAATTATCGCAGCTTCTTTTTTACCATCGATAATTTCAATTTTTATATCTGCTTTTTTCTTAATAATCGAAACAACCTCTTTGCCATTATAAGCTTCCCGCATTGCCGAAGTTGCAAAAGCCATGTATCGCTCTACTTTGTGAACTTTCATCAAAAGATTAAAAGCTTTCATAGCATCACACATTCTTTCAATGTTTTCCTGAGAAATTTCACCCACTGTAAAAGCATCTTGTCCTAAACGAATTGGGACACGAACTAAGGAACTTTTGCTAAATTGAGTTTCTTTTCCATCTTGCTCAACGATATTCGCGATCAGCAAACGCATGGCGTTAGACCCGATATCAATTGCAGCATATTTTTTTATTTTTATCATTTAAATGATGATTCGTTGGTTTGTTAATTCTTTAAATTAGGAACTTTAGTTTTATAGAATAACAAACAATTATATATCCTCTAATGCTAGTTTGTTTTGATGATACTTATAGGTCTCTAATTGCGCTCTAAAAACAGGATTATCTCCACTTTCTCTATATTTATTATCTAGCTTATAAGAATGATATCTAGCTTTTACATTTCCTTTCCAACCTATATCAAAAATATCTATTAATTCTTGTTTAATATCTTCGTCATAAATTGGACAAGAAACTTCTACTCTTCCATCAATATTTCTAGTCATAATATCTGCTGATGAAATATAAATTTCGGGTTGCCCTGCATTACCAAAAATATAAATTCTAGAATGTTCTAAATAATTATCTACAATACTTATAGCTTCAATATTTTCGCTCATTCCAGGAATTCCGGGAATTAAAGAACATATTCCTCTTACTTCAAGTTGGATTTTCACTCCCGCTCTACTTGCTTCATATAGTTTATCAATCATATCAAAGTCAGACAAACTATTCATCTTTAACTTCATATACGTCGTTTTTCCTACCAATGCATGCGCCGTTTCTCTTTCTATCATTTTATAGAAACGAGTTCGCGTATAATGAGGAGAAACTATAAGATGTTTGTAACGATGAACTCTATAGTTGATTTCGAAAAATTCAAAAATTTTAGAAATGTCTTTTAAAATTTTTTGGTGACACGTAAAAAGTGTTACATCCGTATAAAATTTTGCAGTTGTTTCATTGAAATTTCCTGACGAAATAATTCCGTAGCGTTTTACTTTTTTATCTTCAATTCGTTCAATCACACAAATTTTACTATGTACTTTCAGTCCTTTTATTCCAAAAATAAGTTCAATTCCTTCTGTTTGCATTTGCTCCGCATAAGAAATATTACTTGCTTCATCAAAACGAGCTTGTAATTCAATTTGAACCGTTACTTTTTTTCCGTTTTTTGCAGCGTTTATTAATGAACTGATAATCTGCGAATTTTTAGCTAATCTATATAATGTAATCTTTATTGAAGTCACTTTTGGATCTAATGCTGCCTCTCGTAAAAACTTAATAACATAAGCATACGATTGGTATGGCGCATGAATCATATAATCCTTTAAAGCGATTTTTTTCATGATATTTTCATCCAAACTCAAACCTGGGATTTGTAGCGGTGGATTACTTTTATAAAGCAAATCAAAACGTCCCAAATTCGGAAAGTCCATATAATCCCTTCTATTATGGTATCTACCACCTGGAATTATACTATCAGTCGAGTCAATTTTCATATTTGAAAGAAAATATTTCAAAGTATCCTTTCCAATAGATTGATCATAAATGAAACGTACTGGTTCTCCAATTCTTCGGTCTTTTACACTAGTTGCAATTTTTTCGAGCATACTTTTACTCAAATCACTATCAATGTCTAGTTGTGCATCTCTGGTGATTTTGATCATATGAGCAGAAACACTTTCGTAGTCAAAAATGTCAAAAATCTTATTTAAATTAAAACGAATCACATCATCTAACATGATAACATATTGTTTCTCATTATTTGATGGTAGCACTACGAATCGATTAATTGTTTTTGGGATTTCAATTACTGCATAGCGAACTTCTGATTTTTGCTTTGGTGAATTAGCAGATTGTTCTTTATTCTTATTATTCATAACTAATTTCACTGCCAAATATCCTATAGTATCTTTCAATACTGGAAATTGTGCCAAATCATTAAGAATAATAGTTACTAATTCAGGGCTTACCTTTTGAACAAAAAAGTCTTTTATAAATTCTTCTTGTTCTGGAGAAACATTCGTTTCATCTATGGTAAAAATATTTTCAGTTTCAAGTTTAGCCTCAATATCATTCAATATTTGCAAACTTTCTGTTTGTTGATCAATAACAATATCTGTAATATCATTCAGTAATTGTTGGGCTGAAATACCACCTAGATATTTTTCTCCAGATATTCCTGTCAAACTTAATCTTCTAATGGCTGCAAAGCGAACTCTAAAAAACTCATCTAAATTATTCGAAAAAATTCCTAAAAAACGCAACCTGTCTAAAAGTGGTACCGACTCATCTGCAGCTTCTTGAAGTACTCTATCATTAAAAGACAACCAACTTTTTTCTCTATCAATATATTTTTGTTCTAACACTATTCTTATTTTAAATCCTTTGGAAATATTACTTTTTGGGTTTTGCCTTTATGGATAGCATCCCAACTATCGGCTTGAAATTGTATGGATACAAATCCGGATGTAGGAACATTATCAATAAAAACATCTCCAAATTTATTAACAAAATTTGTAATAGCCTCATTATGTCCAAAAAGAATAACACTTTCGAAAAGATTACTACATGATTTGATAACTTTCTCCAATTGGTTTTCATCAAAAGTATAGAGTTCTTTTTTGTAGACAATGCTTTCAACGGGATAAGATATATTTTGGGCAAAAATTAAAGCTGTTTCAGCTGCTCTCGCAGCAGCACTACTCCATATCAAATATGTTTTAGGAATAAAATTGGAAATATTTGAAGAAACCAAATGAGCATCTTGAATTCCGTTTTTCATCAAAGGCCTATCAAAATCTTTCAAAGGAGCTTCCCAACTAGATTTTGCATGTCTAATTAATATTAAATTTTTCATACCCCAATAGTTTTAATTTGAAACACTGAATAACCACAACAAATTACAATTTTTTTTCTAAAGTAAATAGTAATTCCAATTCAAAACATTTAAGTTTTAATTTAAAAGTATTAGTCCTACTAAAATATTTTTTATAAAATGTTAAAATATATATTTTAAATTATAGTAAAAAACTTACTAATTATTTAAAATAATGCAAATAAACGATGATTTTTGCACTTTATCGACTTTTTTTAATTTTCGTATCATAAAAAAATATAAATTTGATTAACGAAATGAAAAAGAGTTTAACAGTTAGATTACAAATTAAATAATTTGGAAAACTCGATTAAATGCAAAGTAAATAGATTTTAATGAAGCAAAAACATCGTTTCAACGAGTATTTAAGTTGTTTGTAGAAAAAAAATACAAGTTGGTGTTATTCAAATTAATTTAGCACTATAATTAATTACAATAGTCCCACAATTTAAAAATATTAACAATTGTTGAACATGATTTTGTAAGAATTAAAAAAGTAAAATCCCCAAATAATATACATAAATAAATTTAAATTTTGATTGTATGAAAAATTCTCTACCCAAAAGAAGATCTGCCAAAAATATAGGAGTGACTAAAATTATCTCCCTTTTGGTATTTTTACTATCAGCAGTAAGTTCTTTTAGTCAAACTTGCAGTATTAGCCAAACTAATCCTTGCCCTTCATCGCCAGTTTCAGCTTGTACAACAGGCACTGGTTTATATTCTACAGACCCAGCTCTAAATTTACCTCTTGCCCCAGGGTATTTTCTTTCTTGTAATGGTGGAGGAACATCGGGTTATCAATATGAAAATTCGTTTGATATTCCCGAAAGTCAATCTGCTAGCGATTGTTGGAAATATTCACGAGTTCAGCGGATTGGAAATTTGGGTGGGGTGTTAAACTTGTTTCAATCTACTGGAACAACTACAAGCGTTACTACGCCATTTTTTTATATGATGCCGACTGATCCCGTTGATATTAAATTAGATGTTTTTCGAGCTGGCACAAGTCTTTTCAAAATAAACTATTATTTAGAAGATAAAAATGGAAATAAAACTCTACAAGGTTTTTTTGATGTAAACGGAAGCCATCTTACAAACACAAACAAATTTTATACAGCTACTATAACTGCTCCTTCAACAACTGGTTTTAGAATATA
Above is a window of Flavobacterium sp. 123 DNA encoding:
- the dnaX gene encoding DNA polymerase III subunit gamma/tau yields the protein MEQFIVSARKYRPQTFKDVVGQKAITNTLLNAIENNHLASALLFTGPRGVGKTTCARILARKINQPGYDDPNEDFAFNVFELDAASNNSVDDIRNLIDQVRIPPQTGQYKVYIIDEVHMLSSAAFNAFLKTLEEPPKHAIFILATTEKHKIIPTILSRCQIFDFKRITVKDAKEHLADVATSQGVNFEDDALHIIAQKADGAMRDALSIFDRVVSYCGTNLTRQAVTENLNVLDYETYIKVTDLVLENKIPELLMVFNDILSKGFDAHHFVSGLASHFRDLLVSKTPSTLSLLEVGEQAQQMYGVQAQKCSQDFLLKGIEIANDCDLKYKVSQNQRLLVELCLMQLASISFDGEKKKLINL
- a CDS encoding DNA polymerase III encodes the protein MVHLPTESFTETEMLLQWNKYAQRLGDKGYRIMESLLLINDPVLNGTAISIELPNEGSKLDFEKEINGLLGHLKGHLHNHDITIEVIVNESFESKRTFNDQDRYNRLHQINPNIELLRTTFGLDLNA
- a CDS encoding Ppx/GppA phosphatase family protein, with amino-acid sequence MIKIKKYAAIDIGSNAMRLLIANIVEQDGKETQFSKSSLVRVPIRLGQDAFTVGEISQENIERMCDAMKAFNLLMKVHKVERYMAFATSAMREAYNGKEVVSIIKKKADIKIEIIDGKKEAAIIASTDLHHLLKTEKTYLFVDVGGGSTEFTLFSNGKMINSRSFKAGTVRLLNDMVCDVVWDEIEKWIKTNTKDYDEVTLIGSGGNINKLFKMSGKQQEKPLSYIYINSQYSFLNSLTYEQRISELGLNSDRADVIIPATRIYLNAMKWSGARNIYVPKIGLADGIVKAMYYGKI
- the ppk1 gene encoding polyphosphate kinase 1; translated protein: MLEQKYIDREKSWLSFNDRVLQEAADESVPLLDRLRFLGIFSNNLDEFFRVRFAAIRRLSLTGISGEKYLGGISAQQLLNDITDIVIDQQTESLQILNDIEAKLETENIFTIDETNVSPEQEEFIKDFFVQKVSPELVTIILNDLAQFPVLKDTIGYLAVKLVMNNKNKEQSANSPKQKSEVRYAVIEIPKTINRFVVLPSNNEKQYVIMLDDVIRFNLNKIFDIFDYESVSAHMIKITRDAQLDIDSDLSKSMLEKIATSVKDRRIGEPVRFIYDQSIGKDTLKYFLSNMKIDSTDSIIPGGRYHNRRDYMDFPNLGRFDLLYKSNPPLQIPGLSLDENIMKKIALKDYMIHAPYQSYAYVIKFLREAALDPKVTSIKITLYRLAKNSQIISSLINAAKNGKKVTVQIELQARFDEASNISYAEQMQTEGIELIFGIKGLKVHSKICVIERIEDKKVKRYGIISSGNFNETTAKFYTDVTLFTCHQKILKDISKIFEFFEINYRVHRYKHLIVSPHYTRTRFYKMIERETAHALVGKTTYMKLKMNSLSDFDMIDKLYEASRAGVKIQLEVRGICSLIPGIPGMSENIEAISIVDNYLEHSRIYIFGNAGQPEIYISSADIMTRNIDGRVEVSCPIYDEDIKQELIDIFDIGWKGNVKARYHSYKLDNKYRESGDNPVFRAQLETYKYHQNKLALEDI
- a CDS encoding histidine phosphatase family protein; this encodes MKNLILIRHAKSSWEAPLKDFDRPLMKNGIQDAHLVSSNISNFIPKTYLIWSSAAARAAETALIFAQNISYPVESIVYKKELYTFDENQLEKVIKSCSNLFESVILFGHNEAITNFVNKFGDVFIDNVPTSGFVSIQFQADSWDAIHKGKTQKVIFPKDLK